From one Azospirillum ramasamyi genomic stretch:
- the hemC gene encoding hydroxymethylbilane synthase — MTTHPLRIGTRGSPLALAQAHETRDRLIAAHPHLAAPGAIEIVALKTTGDRILDRTLAEAGGKGLFTKELEEALFDGRADLAVHSMKDVPTQLPDGLEIATMLPREDPRDAFFSRDGGGLADLPAGAVVGTAGLRRQAQVLELRPDLKIFPLRGNVQTRLSKLDAGEVDATLLALAGLRRLGLTDRITAVLEPETMLPAVAQGAIGIEIRSDDATTRALLAPLNCAVTTVRVTAERALLAALDGSCRTPIAALAMLDGDDLHLRAKVLSYDGRTIFRAERRGKAADAESLGADAGAEIRAQLPPGFFAAAPH, encoded by the coding sequence ATGACGACCCACCCGCTCCGTATCGGGACGCGCGGCAGCCCGCTGGCGCTGGCGCAGGCCCATGAAACCCGCGACCGCCTGATCGCCGCCCACCCGCATCTGGCCGCTCCCGGCGCCATCGAAATCGTCGCCCTCAAGACCACCGGCGACCGCATCCTCGACCGCACCCTGGCGGAAGCGGGCGGCAAGGGCCTGTTCACCAAGGAACTGGAGGAGGCGCTGTTCGACGGCCGCGCCGACCTCGCCGTCCATTCGATGAAGGACGTGCCGACCCAGCTTCCCGACGGGCTGGAGATCGCCACCATGCTGCCGCGCGAAGATCCGCGCGACGCCTTCTTCTCCCGCGACGGCGGCGGTCTGGCCGATCTGCCGGCCGGCGCCGTGGTCGGCACCGCCGGCCTGCGCCGCCAGGCCCAGGTTCTTGAACTGCGCCCCGACCTGAAGATCTTCCCGCTGCGCGGCAACGTGCAGACCCGCCTGTCCAAGCTGGACGCCGGCGAGGTCGACGCCACCCTGCTCGCGCTGGCCGGCCTGCGCCGCCTCGGTCTGACCGACCGCATCACCGCCGTGCTGGAACCCGAGACCATGCTGCCGGCGGTCGCCCAGGGCGCCATCGGCATCGAGATCCGCAGCGATGACGCCACCACCCGCGCCCTGCTGGCCCCGCTGAACTGCGCGGTCACCACCGTCCGGGTCACGGCGGAGCGCGCGCTGCTGGCCGCGCTGGACGGCTCCTGCCGCACCCCCATCGCCGCGCTGGCGATGCTTGACGGCGACGACCTGCATCTGCGGGCCAAGGTGCTGTCCTATGACGGCCGAACCATCTTCCGGGCCGAACGCCGCGGCAAGGCGGCCGACGCCGAGTCGCTGGGTGCCGATGCCGGGGCCGAGATCCGGGCGCAGTTGCCGCCCGGTTTCTTCGCCGCCGCGCCGCACTGA
- the recR gene encoding recombination mediator RecR — MIGPEIERLIQLLSKLPGLGPRSARRAALHLMKRRDSLLVPLSEAMAAAGESIRACSVCGNLDSRDPCTVCSDPTRDRSVICVVEDAGDLWALERTRAFRGTYHVLGGLLSALQGVGPDDLNIAGLAERAKDPAVREIILALNATVDGQTTAHVVTDRLTDADVSVSRLAHGVPVGGELDYLDDGTLTAALKARRPL; from the coding sequence ATGATCGGACCTGAAATCGAACGCCTGATCCAGTTGCTGTCCAAGCTGCCGGGGCTCGGTCCCAGGTCGGCGCGGCGGGCGGCGCTGCATCTGATGAAACGGCGGGACAGCCTGCTGGTGCCTTTGTCGGAGGCGATGGCGGCGGCCGGCGAGTCGATCCGCGCCTGTTCCGTCTGCGGCAACCTGGACAGCCGCGACCCCTGCACCGTCTGCTCCGACCCCACCCGCGACCGCTCGGTCATCTGCGTGGTGGAGGATGCCGGCGACCTGTGGGCGCTCGAACGCACCCGCGCCTTCCGCGGCACCTACCATGTGCTGGGCGGCCTGCTGTCGGCCTTGCAGGGTGTCGGCCCCGACGACCTGAACATCGCCGGCCTCGCCGAACGGGCCAAGGATCCGGCGGTGCGCGAGATCATCCTGGCGCTGAACGCCACCGTCGACGGCCAGACCACCGCCCATGTGGTGACCGACCGCCTCACCGATGCCGACGTCTCGGTGTCCCGCCTCGCCCATGGCGTCCCCGTCGGCGGCGAGTTGGACTATCTCGACGACGGCACGCTGACCGCGGCGCTGAAGGCACGGCGGCCGCTGTAG
- a CDS encoding YbaB/EbfC family nucleoid-associated protein translates to MKNIGNMMKQAQQMQAKMQEMQASLEQVEVTGQSAAGMVVVTVNGKSEMKKVKLDKSVVDPEDVEVLEDLIVAAFNDAKKKVEQHVAEETSKLMGGLKLPPGMKLPF, encoded by the coding sequence ATGAAGAATATCGGCAACATGATGAAGCAGGCCCAGCAGATGCAGGCCAAGATGCAGGAAATGCAGGCGAGCCTGGAGCAGGTCGAAGTGACCGGCCAGAGCGCCGCCGGCATGGTCGTCGTGACCGTCAACGGCAAGAGCGAGATGAAGAAGGTCAAGCTCGACAAGTCCGTCGTCGATCCCGAGGACGTCGAGGTGCTGGAGGACCTGATCGTCGCCGCCTTCAACGACGCCAAGAAGAAGGTCGAGCAGCACGTCGCCGAGGAGACCTCGAAGCTGATGGGCGGCCTGAAGCTGCCGCCGGGCATGAAGCTGCCGTTCTGA
- a CDS encoding VOC family protein, translating into MNYPHVVTWFEIPVSDLARAVRFYETVFAITLNQDACPSGMKMAVFPAEKEAVNGCLVQHESCKPSADGTTVYLNGGDDLSVPLARAEQAGATIVVPKTQISPEIGYFAQFIDSEGNRVGLYSMH; encoded by the coding sequence ATGAACTACCCGCATGTCGTCACCTGGTTCGAAATCCCCGTCTCCGACCTCGCCCGTGCCGTGCGCTTCTACGAGACGGTCTTCGCCATCACCCTGAATCAGGATGCCTGCCCCAGCGGCATGAAGATGGCCGTCTTCCCGGCCGAGAAGGAGGCGGTGAACGGCTGTCTGGTCCAGCACGAGTCGTGCAAACCCAGCGCCGACGGCACCACCGTCTACCTGAACGGCGGCGACGACCTGTCCGTCCCGCTGGCCCGTGCCGAGCAGGCCGGCGCCACCATCGTCGTGCCGAAGACGCAGATCTCGCCGGAGATCGGCTATTTCGCCCAGTTCATCGACAGCGAGGGCAACCGGGTCGGCCTCTATTCGATGCACTGA
- a CDS encoding uroporphyrinogen-III synthase: MTGKQPDPTFPPRRTRLLVTRPAKDAEPLVRRLEALGFDAVVEPMLSMVWLDGPEPDLSDVQALLFTSANGVRAYAKRTNRRDRPVQAVGDATARAARAAGFEQVDSASGDVYALADRVRRLLDPSAGTLLHVAGSKVAGDLGGMLASSGFTLRRSVMYDAVPALTLSDDTATYLRTSALDGVLFFSPRTAVSFVRLLAEAGLVDCCRTVDAFCLSPAVAEAARTYGDEGVTPWRSVRVAARPEQDSLLDLLPVAG, translated from the coding sequence ATGACGGGAAAACAGCCCGACCCCACATTCCCGCCCCGCCGTACGCGTCTTCTGGTGACGCGTCCGGCGAAGGATGCCGAGCCGCTGGTCCGCCGGCTGGAGGCGCTCGGCTTCGACGCGGTGGTCGAACCCATGCTGTCGATGGTTTGGCTCGACGGCCCGGAGCCGGACCTGTCCGACGTACAGGCCCTGCTGTTCACCAGCGCGAACGGCGTACGCGCCTATGCCAAACGTACGAACCGCCGCGACCGTCCGGTGCAGGCCGTCGGCGACGCCACGGCGCGGGCGGCGCGGGCGGCCGGATTCGAGCAGGTCGACAGCGCGTCGGGCGACGTGTACGCGCTGGCCGACCGGGTCCGCCGCCTGCTCGATCCGTCCGCCGGTACGCTTCTCCATGTGGCGGGAAGCAAGGTGGCGGGCGACCTCGGCGGCATGCTGGCAAGCTCGGGCTTCACGCTGCGGCGCAGCGTAATGTACGACGCCGTACCCGCGCTAACCCTGTCGGACGATACCGCGACATATTTGCGTACGTCGGCTCTCGACGGTGTGTTGTTTTTCTCTCCCCGTACCGCGGTTTCCTTTGTTAGGCTGCTGGCCGAGGCGGGGCTGGTCGACTGTTGTCGTACGGTCGATGCGTTCTGCCTCAGCCCCGCGGTCGCGGAGGCTGCCCGTACGTACGGCGACGAGGGAGTGACGCCGTGGCGAAGCGTACGGGTGGCGGCCAGACCGGAGCAGGACTCCCTGCTCGATCTGTTGCCGGTCGCCGGATAA
- a CDS encoding error-prone DNA polymerase, with protein MIRYAELQLATSFSFLEGASHPDELALTAAALGLAAVGVTDRNSLAGVVQMHAAAKRAGIRALIGCRLDLTDADSLLAYPTDRAAYARLSRLLTLGKMRAPKGECFIARADVLAHAEGMLFLLLSPDRRDESFLRELRAWRGGLARGQLYLAASHRYRGDDGRRLRWLAGLAEAEGVPLVATNDVLYHGAGRRALADVMTCIRHHTTIDEAGWRLSANAERHLKPAVEMVRLFRDHPDAVVRSLEIAEACRFSLDELRYEYPDEVAEGRDPQETLEILTWKGAAGKYPAGIPDPVRQTVERELALIAGQRYAPYFLTVHDIVRFAREQGILCQGRGSAANSVVCYCLGITSVDPTEVDLLFERFISAARGEPPDIDVDFEHERREEVIQYIYGKYGRARAGLTATVIRYRARSALREVGKAMGLSADLVARLTGTIWGWSSQGVDEERARSLGLDPDDPRLRRTLELAQELVGFPRHLSQHVGGFVITRGPLSDLCPVANAAMEDRTTIEWDKDDIDALGILKVDVLALGMLTCIHRAFDLIDRVHGRRWTLDSVPKEDPAVYEMLCRADSLGVFQVESRAQMSMLPRLKPRTFYDLVIEVAIVRPGPIQGGMVHPYLRRRSGAEDITYPMPALKPVLRKTLGVPLFQEQAMKVAMVGAGFTAEEADQLRRAMAAFRRTGKVRLFHDKFIAGMTANGCDPAFAERCFQQIEGFGEYGFPESHAASFARLVYVSAWIKRHHPAIFAAALLNSQPMGFYAPAQIVRDAREHGVTVLPPDVNLSGWDCAVEVAPSPVPPNSLLPLGEKGISLRLGLRLIKGFTEAQAEAVVLSRAGGYRDPYDLWRRARLPVSALEKLARADAFRSVGLDRRAALWAVRALGDQPLPLFARLDGPMAEEPEAPLPAMALGEHVVMDYTSLSLSLKAHPLSLLRDGLPGITPAERLARTRDGRRLTTAGLVLVRQRPGSAEGVVFITLEDETGIANLVVMPDAFETFRRPIMTARMMAATGRVQNHEGVVHLRVESLIDLTHRLAELTGDDRPAAGSFSKGRNFH; from the coding sequence ATGATCCGTTACGCCGAACTGCAGCTCGCCACCAGCTTCAGCTTCCTGGAGGGGGCGTCGCACCCTGACGAGCTGGCGCTGACCGCGGCGGCTCTGGGGCTGGCGGCGGTGGGGGTGACGGACCGCAATTCGCTGGCCGGCGTGGTGCAGATGCATGCGGCGGCGAAGAGGGCGGGCATCCGGGCGCTGATCGGCTGCCGGCTGGATCTGACCGACGCCGACAGCCTGCTGGCCTATCCGACCGACCGCGCCGCCTACGCCCGGCTGTCGCGGCTGCTGACCCTGGGCAAGATGCGGGCGCCGAAGGGCGAGTGCTTCATCGCCCGCGCCGACGTGCTGGCCCATGCCGAAGGCATGCTGTTCCTGCTGCTGTCGCCCGACCGGCGCGACGAGTCGTTCCTGCGCGAGCTGCGCGCCTGGCGCGGCGGGCTGGCGCGCGGGCAGCTCTATCTGGCGGCGAGCCACCGCTACCGGGGCGACGACGGCCGGCGCCTGCGCTGGCTGGCCGGGCTGGCGGAGGCGGAGGGGGTGCCGCTGGTCGCCACCAACGACGTGCTCTATCACGGCGCCGGGCGGCGGGCGCTGGCCGACGTGATGACCTGCATCCGCCACCACACCACCATCGACGAGGCCGGCTGGCGCCTGTCCGCCAATGCCGAACGCCACCTGAAGCCGGCGGTCGAGATGGTGCGCCTGTTCCGCGACCACCCCGACGCCGTCGTCCGCAGCCTGGAAATCGCCGAGGCCTGCCGCTTCTCGCTGGACGAGCTGCGCTATGAATACCCCGACGAGGTGGCGGAGGGCCGCGATCCGCAGGAGACGCTGGAAATCCTGACCTGGAAAGGCGCCGCCGGAAAGTATCCCGCCGGCATCCCCGATCCGGTCCGGCAGACCGTGGAGCGCGAACTGGCCCTGATCGCCGGCCAGCGCTACGCCCCCTATTTCCTGACGGTCCACGACATCGTCCGCTTCGCCAGGGAACAGGGCATCCTCTGCCAGGGGCGCGGCAGCGCCGCCAACTCCGTCGTCTGCTATTGCCTGGGCATCACCTCGGTCGATCCGACCGAAGTCGATCTGCTGTTCGAACGCTTCATCTCCGCCGCCCGCGGCGAGCCGCCCGACATCGACGTCGATTTCGAGCATGAACGGCGCGAGGAGGTGATCCAGTACATCTACGGGAAATACGGCCGCGCCCGCGCCGGCCTGACCGCCACCGTCATCCGCTACCGCGCCCGCAGCGCGTTGCGCGAGGTCGGCAAGGCGATGGGGCTGTCGGCCGATCTGGTGGCGCGGCTGACCGGAACGATATGGGGCTGGAGCAGCCAGGGCGTGGACGAGGAGCGCGCCCGCTCGCTCGGCCTCGACCCCGACGACCCGCGCCTGCGCCGGACGCTGGAACTGGCGCAGGAGCTGGTCGGCTTTCCCCGCCACCTGTCCCAGCATGTCGGCGGCTTCGTCATCACCCGCGGCCCGCTGTCCGACCTCTGCCCGGTCGCCAATGCCGCGATGGAGGACCGGACCACCATCGAATGGGACAAGGACGACATCGATGCGCTCGGCATCCTGAAGGTCGACGTGCTGGCGCTGGGCATGCTGACCTGCATCCATCGCGCCTTCGACCTGATCGACCGGGTGCATGGACGGCGCTGGACGCTCGACAGCGTGCCCAAGGAGGATCCGGCGGTCTACGAGATGCTCTGCCGCGCCGACAGCCTGGGCGTCTTCCAGGTCGAAAGCCGTGCGCAGATGAGCATGCTGCCGCGGCTGAAACCGCGGACCTTCTACGATCTGGTGATCGAGGTCGCCATCGTCCGCCCCGGCCCGATCCAGGGCGGCATGGTTCATCCCTATCTGCGCCGCCGCAGCGGGGCGGAGGACATCACCTATCCGATGCCGGCGCTGAAGCCGGTTCTCCGCAAGACGCTGGGCGTGCCGCTGTTCCAGGAACAGGCGATGAAGGTCGCCATGGTCGGCGCCGGCTTCACCGCCGAGGAGGCCGACCAGCTGCGCCGCGCCATGGCCGCCTTCCGCAGGACGGGCAAGGTGCGCCTGTTCCATGACAAGTTCATCGCCGGCATGACCGCCAACGGCTGCGACCCCGCCTTCGCCGAACGCTGTTTCCAGCAGATCGAGGGCTTCGGCGAATACGGCTTCCCGGAAAGCCATGCCGCCAGCTTCGCGCGGCTGGTCTATGTCTCCGCCTGGATCAAGCGCCACCACCCCGCCATCTTCGCCGCCGCCCTGCTGAACAGCCAGCCCATGGGCTTCTACGCCCCGGCCCAGATCGTCCGCGATGCGCGCGAGCACGGCGTGACGGTCCTGCCGCCCGACGTGAACCTGTCGGGATGGGATTGCGCGGTGGAGGTTGCTCCCTCTCCCGTCCCACCCAATTCCCTTCTCCCCCTTGGGGAGAAGGGGATAAGCCTCCGCCTCGGCCTCCGCCTCATCAAGGGCTTCACCGAAGCCCAGGCCGAGGCCGTCGTCCTGTCCCGCGCCGGCGGCTACCGCGATCCCTACGACCTGTGGCGGCGCGCCCGCCTACCGGTCTCGGCGCTGGAAAAGCTCGCCCGGGCCGACGCCTTCCGCTCCGTCGGGCTCGACCGCCGGGCGGCGCTGTGGGCGGTGCGGGCGCTGGGCGACCAGCCGCTGCCGCTGTTCGCGCGGCTCGACGGCCCGATGGCCGAGGAGCCCGAAGCCCCGCTGCCCGCCATGGCGCTGGGGGAGCATGTGGTGATGGACTACACCAGCCTGTCGCTGTCGCTGAAGGCCCATCCGCTGTCGCTGCTGCGCGACGGCCTGCCCGGCATCACCCCGGCGGAGCGGCTGGCCCGCACGCGCGACGGCCGGCGCCTGACCACCGCCGGGCTGGTGCTGGTCCGCCAGCGGCCGGGCAGCGCCGAGGGTGTCGTCTTCATCACGCTGGAGGACGAGACCGGGATAGCCAACCTCGTCGTCATGCCCGACGCCTTCGAGACCTTCCGCCGCCCGATCATGACCGCGAGGATGATGGCCGCCACCGGCCGGGTGCAGAACCACGAGGGGGTTGTGCATCTGCGCGTGGAATCGTTGATCGACCTGACCCATCGGCTGGCCGAGCTGACCGGCGATGACCGCCCCGCCGCCGGCTCCTTCTCCAAGGGCCGCAATTTTCATTGA
- a CDS encoding NAD(P)H-dependent glycerol-3-phosphate dehydrogenase — protein sequence MSAVPSSPLNRIGVVGGGAWGTALALAALRAGRETWLWAREPAVVEAMSIRRENRDYLPGVPLPDALRVTGELADLGDCDAVLLVSPAQHARSVTARMAPLLKPGAPVVVCAKGIELDSHALMSEAVAASLPGGNPVAILSGPTFAAEVARGLPTAVTLACADESLGTALVAALGSRTFRPYRSDDVVGSQIGGAVKNVLAIACGVVEGRRLGDNARAALITRGLAEITRLALALGGRAETLMGLSGLGDLTLTCSSLQSRNMSLGAALGEGKALAEILAVRRSVAEGVYTAAAVVGLATKLGVDMPICTAVDAILNRGAGLDETIDGLLSRPFRGEGV from the coding sequence ATGAGTGCCGTGCCCTCCTCCCCTCTCAACCGCATCGGTGTCGTCGGCGGTGGCGCCTGGGGGACGGCGCTGGCCCTGGCGGCCTTGCGGGCCGGGCGCGAGACCTGGCTGTGGGCGCGCGAGCCGGCGGTGGTGGAGGCGATGAGCATCCGCCGCGAGAACCGCGATTACCTGCCCGGCGTGCCGCTGCCCGACGCGCTGCGGGTCACCGGTGAACTGGCCGATCTCGGCGATTGCGACGCGGTGCTGCTGGTGTCGCCGGCCCAGCATGCGCGCAGCGTCACCGCGCGGATGGCGCCGCTGCTGAAACCGGGCGCCCCCGTCGTGGTCTGCGCCAAGGGGATCGAACTGGACAGCCACGCGCTGATGAGCGAGGCGGTCGCCGCCTCCCTGCCGGGCGGAAATCCGGTGGCGATCCTGTCCGGCCCGACCTTCGCGGCGGAGGTGGCGCGCGGGTTGCCGACGGCGGTGACGCTGGCCTGCGCCGACGAGTCGCTCGGCACGGCTCTGGTCGCGGCGCTGGGCAGCCGCACCTTCCGGCCCTACCGCTCGGACGACGTCGTCGGCTCGCAGATCGGCGGGGCGGTGAAGAATGTGCTGGCCATCGCCTGCGGCGTGGTCGAGGGGCGGCGGCTGGGCGACAATGCCCGCGCCGCGCTGATCACCCGCGGGCTGGCGGAGATCACCCGGCTGGCGCTGGCGCTCGGCGGCCGGGCGGAGACGCTGATGGGGCTGTCGGGGCTGGGCGACCTGACGCTGACCTGCTCCAGCCTGCAGTCGCGCAACATGTCGCTGGGGGCGGCGCTGGGCGAGGGCAAGGCGCTGGCCGAGATCCTGGCGGTGCGCCGGTCGGTGGCGGAAGGCGTCTACACCGCCGCCGCGGTGGTCGGGCTGGCGACGAAGCTGGGCGTCGACATGCCGATCTGCACGGCGGTCGACGCCATCCTGAACCGCGGCGCCGGGCTGGACGAGACCATCGACGGGCTGCTGTCCCGTCCCTTCCGCGGAGAAGGGGTTTAA
- a CDS encoding LytTR family DNA-binding domain-containing protein, which translates to MRDATVPDGAASTPPVPYGRRMLRRRLPLLAGSALALALLGPFGTFREMGLLPRLGYWGGLITTGWSMFELVVLVARRVLPNLERTWPLMLAAAYLTVCVLQTLAVALLENRLRGQDFLTPAGLAELFGYVLVITTLVSALPVWLELREQGILGQLPPAPPAPAIGGDPAAPRPAPFLDRIPARLGRDLLALEMEDHYVRVHTALGSDLILMRMRDAVAELAGIDGRQVHRSYWVAASAVTAVERKPDGKLSLRLTNGLLVPVSRTHAPSVRAAGWTEKAVS; encoded by the coding sequence ATGCGTGACGCGACCGTGCCGGACGGCGCCGCCTCCACCCCGCCCGTTCCCTACGGGCGGCGCATGCTGCGCCGGCGCCTGCCGCTGCTGGCGGGTTCCGCCCTGGCATTGGCTCTGCTGGGGCCGTTCGGCACATTTCGCGAAATGGGGCTTCTCCCGCGTCTTGGCTACTGGGGCGGGCTGATTACAACCGGCTGGTCGATGTTCGAGTTGGTGGTGCTGGTCGCCCGCCGGGTCCTGCCGAACCTGGAGCGCACATGGCCGCTGATGCTGGCCGCGGCCTACCTGACCGTCTGCGTCCTGCAGACCCTGGCGGTCGCCCTGCTGGAAAACCGGCTGCGCGGCCAGGATTTCCTCACCCCCGCCGGTCTGGCCGAACTGTTCGGCTATGTCCTGGTCATCACCACCCTGGTGTCGGCCCTGCCGGTGTGGCTGGAATTGCGGGAGCAGGGCATCCTCGGCCAACTCCCGCCTGCCCCGCCCGCCCCTGCCATCGGCGGCGACCCGGCCGCACCCCGTCCCGCCCCCTTCCTCGACCGCATCCCCGCGAGGCTGGGGCGCGACCTGCTGGCGCTGGAGATGGAGGACCATTACGTCCGCGTCCACACCGCGCTGGGCAGCGACCTGATCCTGATGCGGATGCGCGACGCGGTGGCGGAACTGGCGGGCATCGACGGGCGGCAGGTCCACCGCTCCTATTGGGTCGCCGCCTCGGCGGTGACGGCGGTGGAGCGCAAGCCGGACGGCAAGCTGTCTCTGCGCCTGACCAACGGCCTGCTGGTCCCGGTCAGCCGTACCCACGCGCCCTCGGTGCGCGCCGCCGGCTGGACCGAGAAGGCCGTTTCCTAA
- the tsaD gene encoding tRNA (adenosine(37)-N6)-threonylcarbamoyltransferase complex transferase subunit TsaD, translating into MIVLGIETSCDETAAAVVTDAREIRADVVLSQLDDHTPYGGVVPEIAARAHLEHLDGLIRRAMDEAGIGFGDLDAVAATGGPGLIGGVIVGVMTAKAIAAARGLPFIAVNHLEGHALTARLTDDVAFPYLLLLVSGGHCQLLAVEGVGRYRRLGTTIDDAVGEAFDKTAKLLGLGYPGGPLVEKAAARAANPARFELPRPMLGRPGCDFSFSGLKTAVRRHVEELGGVLSEADRDDLAAAFQSTVAEVLADRCARAIRRFREDHPQGGALVVAGGVAANKAIRSRLSTLAEKQRMQFVAPPLRLCTDNAAMIAWAGIERFRLGESDPLNFAPRPRWPLDPTAAPVIGRAGVGAGVKA; encoded by the coding sequence ATGATCGTTCTTGGAATCGAAACGAGCTGCGACGAGACGGCCGCCGCAGTCGTCACTGACGCGCGCGAGATCCGCGCCGACGTCGTGCTGTCGCAGTTGGACGACCACACGCCCTATGGCGGGGTGGTCCCGGAGATCGCCGCCCGCGCCCATCTGGAACATCTGGACGGTCTGATCCGCCGTGCCATGGACGAGGCCGGGATCGGCTTCGGCGACCTCGACGCGGTGGCGGCCACCGGCGGGCCGGGGCTGATCGGCGGCGTCATCGTCGGCGTGATGACCGCCAAGGCCATCGCCGCGGCGCGCGGTCTGCCCTTCATCGCCGTCAACCATCTGGAAGGCCACGCGCTGACCGCGCGGCTGACCGACGACGTCGCTTTTCCCTACCTGCTGCTGCTGGTGTCGGGCGGTCATTGCCAGCTGCTGGCGGTGGAGGGGGTCGGGCGCTACCGCCGTCTCGGCACCACCATCGACGACGCGGTGGGCGAGGCGTTCGACAAGACCGCCAAGCTGCTGGGGCTGGGCTATCCCGGCGGGCCGCTGGTGGAGAAGGCGGCGGCGCGTGCGGCCAACCCGGCGCGCTTCGAGCTGCCGCGGCCGATGCTGGGCCGTCCGGGCTGCGATTTCTCCTTCTCCGGGCTGAAGACCGCGGTGCGGCGGCATGTGGAGGAGTTGGGCGGCGTGCTTTCGGAAGCCGACCGCGACGACCTCGCCGCCGCCTTCCAGTCGACGGTGGCGGAGGTGCTGGCCGATCGCTGCGCCCGCGCCATCCGCCGCTTCAGGGAGGATCATCCGCAGGGCGGTGCCCTGGTGGTCGCCGGCGGCGTCGCCGCCAACAAGGCGATCCGCAGCCGGCTGTCGACCCTGGCGGAGAAGCAGCGCATGCAGTTCGTCGCGCCGCCGCTGCGCCTGTGCACCGACAACGCGGCGATGATCGCCTGGGCCGGGATCGAGCGCTTCCGGCTGGGCGAGAGCGACCCGCTGAACTTCGCCCCCCGCCCGCGCTGGCCGCTGGACCCCACCGCCGCGCCGGTGATCGGACGCGCCGGGGTCGGGGCAGGGGTGAAGGCGTGA
- a CDS encoding helix-turn-helix transcriptional regulator has protein sequence MRRADRLFQIVQHLRKGRLVTAAELARCLEVSERTVYRDMRDLAASGVPVEGEAGVGYLLRDGYDLPPLMFTRDEVEALVVGARLARAWVGGGLADAAARALDKVEAVVPQARRRELADSRIFVPDFSFPAPLRERMDVLRCAINARRVVLFDYRREDGTHSARAVQPLGLFFWGRVWTLGAWCELREEFRSFRIDRMETLMALERRFDELPGRGLEDYLALSHEESCPQG, from the coding sequence ATGCGCCGCGCCGACCGCCTGTTCCAGATCGTCCAGCATCTCCGCAAGGGGCGGCTGGTGACGGCTGCCGAGTTGGCGCGCTGCCTGGAGGTGTCGGAGCGCACCGTCTACCGCGACATGCGCGACCTCGCCGCCTCCGGCGTCCCGGTGGAGGGCGAGGCCGGCGTCGGCTATCTGCTGCGCGACGGCTACGACCTGCCGCCGCTGATGTTCACGCGGGACGAGGTGGAGGCGCTGGTGGTCGGCGCCCGCCTCGCCCGCGCCTGGGTCGGCGGCGGTCTGGCCGATGCCGCCGCCCGCGCGCTGGACAAGGTGGAGGCGGTGGTGCCGCAGGCGCGGCGGCGAGAGCTGGCCGACAGCCGGATCTTCGTCCCCGACTTCTCCTTCCCCGCCCCCCTGCGCGAGCGGATGGACGTGCTGCGTTGCGCCATCAACGCCAGGCGCGTCGTGCTGTTCGACTACCGGCGCGAGGACGGCACCCATTCCGCCCGCGCGGTCCAGCCTCTGGGCCTGTTCTTCTGGGGCCGCGTCTGGACGCTGGGCGCGTGGTGCGAGCTGCGGGAGGAGTTCCGCAGCTTCCGCATCGACCGCATGGAGACCCTGATGGCTCTGGAGCGCCGGTTCGACGAACTCCCCGGCCGCGGCCTGGAGGACTATCTCGCCCTCTCGCACGAGGAGAGCTGTCCGCAGGGGTGA
- a CDS encoding DUF2141 domain-containing protein, translating into MKSRRWFAHSFARMIAPVTLLALAAAGTASAGELRATVRNVKPNQGKVMIALFDSAEAQAAKAPRAGYFAAAVGTELVAVFPDLPAGRYGLIAFQDLDNDGELATGLFGIPAEPHGFSRSARGSFGPPKFDDYAVPVGASGVVTTEIRLVE; encoded by the coding sequence ATGAAGTCACGCCGTTGGTTCGCGCATAGCTTTGCAAGGATGATCGCCCCGGTGACGCTGCTGGCGCTGGCCGCTGCGGGAACGGCCTCCGCCGGGGAGCTTCGCGCAACCGTCCGCAACGTCAAGCCCAATCAGGGCAAGGTGATGATCGCGCTGTTCGACAGCGCCGAGGCGCAGGCGGCGAAGGCGCCGCGCGCCGGCTATTTCGCCGCGGCGGTGGGGACGGAGCTGGTCGCGGTCTTCCCCGACCTGCCGGCCGGGCGCTATGGTCTGATCGCCTTCCAGGATCTGGACAACGACGGGGAACTCGCCACCGGCCTGTTCGGCATCCCCGCCGAACCGCACGGCTTCAGCCGCTCCGCCCGCGGCAGCTTCGGCCCGCCGAAATTCGACGACTATGCGGTGCCGGTCGGCGCCTCGGGCGTGGTGACGACGGAGATCAGGCTGGTTGAGTGA